The DNA segment GGCGGGTATCAGACGGATGATCACGGACAAACCCGGATCGACGGCCTCTTTATCATCGGGGATGCCAAAAATGGCTTCTCCAGCTTAATCTCTGCCGCCAGTGAAGGGTATGAAATCGGAATTATGATCAATCAGGAGCTGATCGAAACAGCATGGAGATAAAAAGAGCCACCGCACGATCATATGGGAGCTCTTCTATAAAATCGGCGACAACAGGCGGGAGATGGACTCCTTAAAGCGGATTTTGTACGGACGCTGCAGGTAATCTTCCCACGTCAGCGGAGTGGATTGAAGCATATCCGCTTGAAAAATATCTGCCAACTGCTGTGCAATTCCGGCATGATACAAAAACGCATTCACCTCAAAATTCAATCGGAAACTGCGCATATCGATGTTGGCCGACCCCACGGACGCGATTTTTCCATCCACCACAATCGTTTTGGCATGGAGAAATCCGTTTTCGTAAATGTAGATTTTCCCACCGGCTTGCAACAGATCCCCTACATGGGAATAGGTGGCCCAATACACAAAGGGATGATCCGGCTTATTGGGGATCATGATCCGCACATCGATTCCCGACAGACAAGCGATCCGCAAGGCATCCAACAAGCTGTGGTCCGGAATGAAGTAAGGGGTCTGGATATACACATAACGCTTGGCGGACAAAATCATTTTGATATAACCATTTTTTATCTGCTCCCACTCGGAATCGGGTCCGCTGGAAACGATTTGTACCCCGATCTCCCCCGCTGAAGCCGGATTGGGATAGTAATTGTCCTGGTAAGAGATATCGTGGTGGGAGGCTTGATTCCAATCGAGAATGAAGCGGGATTGAATCTGGTGGACGGCATCTCCCTGTATCCGTAGATGCGTATCCCGCCAATACCCGAAACGAGGATTAAGTCCCAGATACTCATTTCCGATGTTGAACCCCCCGATATAGCCGGTTTTCCCATCGATCACCACCAGTTTTCGGTGGTTGCGGTAATTCAGCCGCAAATTGATCAAGGGAAGCACCGCAGGGAAGAACGCCTCGATCTCTCCTCCGGCTTCACGGATCTGCTGGATAAATTTCTTACTAAGCCTGCGGGAGCCCAAATCATCGTAGATCATTCTCACCTGTACCCCTTCACGCGCCTTTCGCGTCAACACCTCGGCCAATCGCTTCCCGAGATCATCATGGCGAATGATGTAGTAAATCAGGTGAATGTGGTGTTGGGCACTCTCCAAATCCTTCAGCAAGGCATCGAACTTTTCCCGCCCATCCGTAAAAATCTCAACCTGATTTTTCTGGGCTAAGACTGCCTGATCGTTGTTTAAATGCATCAGAATCAATTCTTTATACTCTTGCCAGAGAGGATCTTTCTTCCGAAGTGCACCGTTTCCCAGCTCCATCTTTTGTGTATGTACAGCCTCCAGCAGCAGGACGTGAATCTGTTTATCCCAGGTGAAGATTTTTTGCTTGCTCAATTTTCTGCCGAGCAACAAGTACAACAAAAACCCAAACACCGGGATGAAATAAAGGACCATCAACCAGGCCCATGTGGAGCTGACATCCCGCCGTTCGAGAAAGATGATAGCGGTTGCAAGCAAAATGTTTAAGACCAGTACGGTCCCCAACAAGATCGTAATCAGGTCCAATGTACGCTCTCTCCTTTGGCCATTCATCCATCATCCGACAGAGATAAAAACACTATAACATACAAATGATCCATTATTGAGAAATCGATCCATCGGGGTATGAATCCATCGCTTTTATTCCCTTTTTTTCCTTCCAAAAATCCTATATACAAAAATTCACCCCTCCTGAAATTTCCTTACGAATGTATCCCCTTTCATTTGTGGGATTGTACGCTTCCTTCTGTATCGCAGTAGTGATCGCTTTTGCCGGCGGACGGCCTGGCATGATTTCCGCAGCGACAGGCGCCATGGCTTTGCTCATGATCACGCTGGTCCGAGATCACGGGTCTGGAATATTTGCTTCAAGAAGAAGCGAACCTCGCTGAAAGTCTTTTTCTTGGGAGAGCTGGATCACTATAGCCATATTGCAGCCATCTCCGTTACATTGGCCACGTTGATCAGCGGTATCAATGATTTGATTGAACTCATTCAAATGCTTCGTAATTAAAAAAGTCATGCTTTATGTAGGGGTCTTGTCACTCCTTATGTAAAAAGAAAGCTCCCAGTCGGGAGCTTTCTTAATGTAGAAACTACATTTTATTGGTTTGTGACGGTGTACCCGACTCTCTCACTCCACCGTCACGCTCTTCGCCAGGTTGCGCGGTTTATCCACATTCAGTCCGCGGGCCACCGAGGCGTAGTAAGAGAGGAGCTGGAGCGGGATGACGGCAAGGACCGGGGTGAGGAGGGGCAGGGTTTCCGGGATGGTGAGGGTTTCGTCCACGGATTTGCCTAGTTCCGTATCGCCTTGGAGGCCGATTCCAAGGACGTGCGCCCCCCGGGCCTTCACTTCGATAATGTTGGAAACCATTTTTTCAAAGACGGCCTTTTGAGTCGCCAGGGCGATCACCGGGATATCGTCTTCGATCAGGGCCAGGGTGCCGTGTTTCAGCTCCCCGGCGGCGTAGGCTTCGGAGTGAATGTAGGAGATCTCCTTCAGTTTGAGGGACCCTTCCATCACGACGGCGTAGTCGAGGCCGCGTCCGATGAAGAACAGGTTGTCGTGTTTGGCGATCCCTTCGGCAAACGGACGGATGGCGTCCGCCTCCTCCAGAATCGTCTGTGCCTGCTCCGGCAGGTTGAGAAGAGCCGTGGTATACGCCTTTAGTTCCGCAGCATCCAGGCTGCCCCGCACGCGGGCCAGGTGCAGGCTGAACAGGTAGATGGCAATCAGCTGGGATGTATAGGCCTTGGTAGACGCCACAGCGATCTCGGGACCCGCCCAGGTCATCAGTACTTGGTCCGCTTCCCGGGAGACGGAGCTGCCCACGACGTTGGTGATCCCCAACACTTTGGCTCCTGCTTTTTTGGCTTCCCGCAAAGCGGCCAAGGTGTCGGCGGTTTCGCCGGACTGGCTCACCACGACCACCAGTGTGGACGGCGTGATGATGGGATCGCGGTAGCGGTATTCCGATGCCACATCCACTTCCACCGGAATGCGGACCAGCTTCTCCACGACGGATTTACCCATCAGCCCGGCATGGTAGGCAGTACCGCAGGCGACAAAATGAATCTTGTCGATCCCTTTTAAGTCTTCTTCCGTAAAGGAAATGTCTTGGGCTAAATCGACAACGCCGTCCTTGATCCGCCCGGCCAGCGTATCCCGGATCGCCTTGGGCTGCTCAAAGATCTCTTTCAGCATGAAGTGGTCGTAGCCCGCTTTTTCGGCGGTGACAGCATCCCAGGTGACGCGCATCTGCTCGCGGTTAACCGGTGCACCGTCGGTGGTGAAAAGAGAAACACCGTCCCGGGTGATTACGGCCATCTCTCCATCTTCCAACACATAGACGTTGCGGGTGTGTTCCAGGATGGCGGGAATGTCGGAAGCGATGAAATTCTCCCCTTCGCCCACACCCACGATCAGCGGGCTGGCCAGGCGAACCGCCACCAGTTTATCCGGCTCTTTCACGCTGGCGATGGCCAAGGCATACGCCCCTTCCATCTGTTTGACGGCCTTGCGCACCGTGGAGACCAGATCTCCGTCCCACAGGTCGGCCAGCAGATGAGCGATCACTTCGGTATCCGTTTCCGAGGTGAAGGGATAGCCTTTGGCTTGCAACTTTTCTTTCAGTTCGATGTAGTTTTCAATAATCCCGTTATGGACGACAGAAAATTCCTGGGACTGGTCCACATGGGGATGGGAGTTCTCATCAGACGGTTTGCCGTGAGTCGCCCAACGGGTGTGTCCGATTCCCAGCTCGCCGGAAAGAGGGTGATGGGACAGTCGCTGTTCCAAAGCCTTCAGCGGTCCCTTTGTTTTTTGGACATCCAGCTTCCCGTTTTGATAGACGGCCAGCCCTGCCGAATCATATCCGCGGTATTCTAGTTTGCGAAGACCTTCCAACAAGATGTTTTGAGCCTGCTTCGGCCCGATATAACCGACGATTCCACACATAGATGTATCCCCCTGATCATGCGGGGGTGCCGCTGATGCTTTGTCCGTTCAGAAAGCAGCACCCCCATGAATTTCGAAAGCATGGCGGCGGCCGCTTCCCTCGCTGGAAACGATCCGGTCATTGTAATGCCTGCCTTTTTGTTCTGCTGGACGGCACGCTGCCGCCCTGTCGTCTTCATGCATCGTGCCGGAGACTTTGTCACCGGGGTCACCCCCGGGATTTGTTTCCCCGGCTCCTCGGCTCCGATGCGAGCCGGGAGGTATCCGCCGAACGATCGATCCGCCTCCACCTCGTCAACTGCGGTTATCCATCCCCACAGTCCTGGCGCTTTCCAACAGAAATACTAGGAAGTCTCGCTTACCTATGGTCATGACCACCTCCTAGAAACAACTACTTCTATGCTATGCAAGAACGAATCATTTGTAAAGGGCAAAAATCACCCCCGTCTCTTAAACAGGACGGGGGATGGATTTATGCATTCTTTGCTGCCGGAGTCAGTTCCGCTCGGATGACATCGGCAATCGATTCCACCTGTTTTTTCAGTTCGTCTTCATCGGGTCCTTCCGCCATCACACGAATCAGCGGTTCCGTTCCCGAAGGGCGGACTAGGACGCGGCCGTTATCCCCCAGGAACTGTTCCACTTCCCGGATCTTGTTTGCGATGGCCGCATTTTGATCCCAGCCGTCTTTACTGTCGACACGGACATTCACCAGAATCTGCGGATATTTTTTCATAGTGGAGGCCAGCTGATTGAGGGTTGTGGCCTTCTCTTTCACCACCTGCAACAACTGCAGAGCCGTCAGAATTCCATCTCCTGTGGGAATATGGTCGAGGAAAATGATATGCCCCGACTGTTCTCCTCCCAAACGGTATCCCCCTAAACGCATCGCCTCCATTACATAACGATCCCCCACACGGGTTTTCTCGGTATGAATGCCGGCGGCCTCGGTTGCTTTGTATAGGCCGATATTGCTCATGACGGTGGTCACGATGGTATCATGAGCCAGGAGGCCCTGTTCTTTCAGGTACTCTCCGCAGATCCATAGAATATGATCGCCGTCCAACAGTTCGCCCGTCTCATCCACCGCAATCAGGCGGTCGGCGTCACCGTCAAAAGCCAGGCCCAGATGGGCCCCCCGTTGCAAGACTTCTTTACGCAAGCTTTCCGGATGAGTGGAGCCGCAGCCGACGTTGATGTTTACCCCGTCGGGTTCTGCATGCAGGGCGGTTACATCTGCACCCAAATCCCGGAGAAGGAGCGGCGCCCATTTGGAGGCGGCTCCATTGGCACAATCCACCACAATATCCATCCCGCACAAATCCGTTTGAATGGTGGACCGCAGATGATCCAAGTAACGTTGTACTTCCTTGGATTTGTCGGTGGTTCGGCCGATGCCGGCGCCGGTGGGGCGGGGCATCCGGTCTTCACTGGCCAGCAGTTGTTCGATTCTCTCTTCCCGTTCATCGGAAAGCTTAAAGCCGTCGGAACCGAAAAACTTGATGCCGTTGTCCTCAAAAGGGTTGTGGGACGCGGAGATCATCACGCCGGCTTGAGCACCCAATTCGCGGGTCAGATACGCTACGCCGGGTGTGGTGACCACACCCAACAGCCACACGTTCACTCCCATCGACATCATACCGGCAATCAATGCCGCCTCCAGCATCTCCCCCGATAAGCGGGTATCTCTGCCGACCACAATCCGCGGTTTTTCCCGGCTGTCACCATCGATGTCCCCTGCCAGTACCAATGCTCCAGCCCGGCCCAGACGATAGGCCAGCTCCGGCGTCAGCTCCCGGTTGGCTACTCCCCGCACACCATCCGTTCCAAAATGCTTACCCATGGTTTGCCTCCTTCACCCAGCTCTCTATCTCGTAATCCGAACGGTTATCATCTGTCCTTCTTCATCCCAGCGCAGATACGCCGGCCGATTCAATTGCAACGGCACCTCGTGTTCGCCGGCGGACAGATTGGACACATCGATAAACGCTTCTAGATCCTCCTGATCCACCTGATCCAACCGATCAGATGCCCCTAGCAGCGTCAGATCCACCGTCTCATCCTCCTGGAAGGAGGCCTCTAAACCTTGTTTCAGCCCTTTGATCGCAATGGGGACGTCAGAGAAACGCTTCTTGCTCTCTTTTACAATATCCACTTCGATCTTCACCCGTTCCGGATCCACTTTGGCCGCTCCACCCGTTACGGGAATCGGCAACTCAAAGGTACGGTCGCTCTTGGCCTCCGACAGATCCAGTTCGGGACCTGTATATACTTCCAAGGCGGACACATATCGTTTGGAGCCGTATACGGTCACTTTATCGATATTGGTTTTGATCTCATTAATGGCATAGCCCTTAGGAGGGTATTCGGCAATGTCCATTTTGAGCGGAACGACCGCATTGGGGCTGGCGATCGGCACATTGACATCCACTACCTCAGGGGTAACTTCCACTCCATCCATCCAGCCCTTTTCCCCGTAAACTTGTATCGAGACCGTCTCTTTGATCGTATCTTTGGCCCCTGCGACGTTAACGACCGCCTTCACCGCCTTTACTCGGTTCAGCTGGGCTTCCGTCCCCCGCACTAATACCCGGTTGGGAGTAGAAACCGGCTCTCCCAGCTGATAATCCGCCTCCGGCTTTCCGATTACTTCCACTTCCACCGGCATTTCTTTTTGCAGCTTTTCCTCCAACACCACATCCACCCGTGCAGGCCTGACTTGAGCCTCCACATTTCGGGGGATGCCTTCCAGCCGGACAGGAACGTCCGTGTGTTTCCCCTCTGTCATCTCCCTCAAGTCCACGTAAGCCCGGTAACGATCCGGGGAAACCAGATTGAGGGAGAATGGACTTCCCCGCAGGGTCAGGTTGACAGAGGAAGGCATCTCCACCAATTCAAAGCGCGTCTCGTCATATCGCGCCTCCAGGGTCACATTGGAAATGGTATTGGCCACATTGGAATCACGGGGCAGGCGAAGGGAGGCATCATTGACCGAAGTCCACAACATGATCGCTAAAACAACGGCAACCAGCTTGACGACCGTGTTGTTTTGTAGCCACTTATCCATCCTTCTCCCCCTCCCCTTTTCGGTTCCAGAAGGTGGAGCCGTTTTTCTCCGGCGGCTTCAACTCTTTATAAAGCCGAGAAATCAGTTCTTCTTCTGTCAGACGACGTTCCAGCTTACCTTGAATCGCCAGCGAGATCTGGCCCGTTTCTTCTGAAACGATAATCGAGATGGCATCCGATACTTCACTCATCCCCATCCCGGCTCGATGGCGGGTTCCCAGCTCTTTGCTGATAAAGGGGTTTTCCGATAAGGGCAGATAACAGCCCGCAGCCATAATTTGCGTGTTGCGGACGATAACCGCCCCATCGTGAAGGGGGGTGTTGGGAAGGAATATATTTGTCATCAACTCGGATCCCAGCTTCGCGTTCAGTTGGATCCCTGTCTCGATGTAGTCTGACAGTCCCGTCTGTCTTTCCACGACAATTAAAGCCCCGATCCGGCGCTTGGACAGGTGGGAAACCGCTTTGACGATGTCACCGACAATACTGGTGACCACTTGTTCATCCATCTGGCTGCTCCGGCCGAACAAGCGTCCCCGTCCCAGCTGCTCCAACGCCCTTCTGAGCTCAGGTTGAAAGATAATGATAATCACGATGATTCCAAGTGAAAACAGGTTTTCCATCAACCACTGCAAGGTGGATAATTGAAAAAAACTGCTGACCATCCAGACGGCGATCACCACGGAAATCCCTTTTAGCAGTTGTACCGCCCGCGTTCCCCGGAGCAGCATCAGCAGTTTATAGATTATATAGCTGACAATCAAAATGTCGACGATATCACTAACATACTGCGTGATTCCATCAAGTATATGCATTGGACCCCTCCACAGTCCATCCTATCCCTAGTATGCGACCAACTGTCCGGTCCATCCATTCACCCTCTTCCTTCCCATTATGCGATATCTACGGAAAAAAAGAAATGCCCGGGACAAAAATGAAAACCCCGGATCAGATGATATTAAGCCTGCATGGAAGAGGCCAGTTGATTACGCAGTGCTTCCCGTCCACGATGGACCCGTGTTTTAACCGTGTTGACCGGAAGGCGCAATATTTTTCCAATGTCGGCCAATGGGAGTTGTTTCATGTACCGCAGATGCATGACCGAACGGTAATTGGCGGGAAGGCGTTTCAGTGCACGCCGCAACTCATTTTTTTCCTCCTCCGCCAACAGGCACTCCTCGGGGCTAGGCCCGCCGACAGGCAACCGTTGATACCAATCCCGCTCAGACCCGATGCCCCAGGAAGAGTCCAAATGAATATCCGCTTGTTTCTTTCGCAGGCGGTCAATGCACAAGTTGCGGGCGATTCGGTAAATCCAGGACGAAAATCTGTGTCCATTTCGAAAGCGGTTTAAATGAGAATAAACGCGCAAGATGGTCTCCTGGGTGATATCTTCCGCTTCCTGGGGATGGCGGAGCTTCCGGTAAGCCAACGAATAAATGGAACGGTGGTAGGGCTGGATCAACTCGATAAAAGCGGCTTGGTTTCCTGCTTGTGCTAATCGGATTAACGACGCTTCGCTCCGTTTTTCAATCATCTTTCAGACCTCGCCTCTGTTCGATCCCCCCGGCAGCCGAAAAAAAGAACCCGGCACTCTCGCCGGGATATCTCCACCCGCCGGCGGTTCAACCGCCACGGGGCTCGTATGGAAAGAGGCCCCCATTTGGAAGCCTCCGTCTGGACGAAGATCCCGCAACGGTTCATTTTCTGCATCCTTTGACAGGAAAAGAAGGAACCTATCGCTAGTCTACTGGATCATTCGTCAATTTTCTACATTTTTGGCGCTCAAATGACGGAAAATGGGAAAATTAGGCCATCGGTCTTAGAGATATTAGCCTGTATTGCGTAGACCGGCAGCAATCCCGTTAATTGTCAGCAGAACCTGTTCCAATTCATCCTGTCTGCTCTGGGGATCCTCGTCCTTCCTTCTTTCTCCCAGGAGATAAACCTGGATAAAGCTGAGGGGATCCACATACGGGTTGCGCAGACGGACCGATTCCTGGATGACCGGAATATAATCCAGGATCTCCGATTGTTTGGTGATGGCCAACACCGTTTCCCGTGTCTGTCGGTACTCTTCTTCGATCAAACGGAAGAGCGCCTCTCCCTCTTCTCCCGCCAAGGTGGAGTATTCCCGGGCAATGACCAAATCCGCTTTGGCTAAGGCCATCTGCAGATTGTCCACCAAGGTCCGGAAAAAGCTCCAGGACTGATACATTTCCTGAAGGGCCTCCAGTCCCCCTTTTTCCCGGAGCAACCGGGACAATCCCGTTCCCGCGGCAAACCAGGCGGGAAAGAGATAACGGCTTTGGGTCCAGGAGAACACCCACGGAATAGCCCGCAAGCTCTCAAAGGCTTGGCTGTTTTTACGACGACTGGGACGGGAACCGATATTCAGCTCGCCGATTTCCGGCAACGGTGTTGCCTGATGGAAAAAGGGAATAAAGCGTTCATCCTGGAATACGAGCTGCTGGTAACGCTCCCTGGCCGTGGTGGAGATCGATTCCATCCACTCCAACCAGCGAGGCTCCGGCTCCGCTGCTTCTCCAAAGAAAGCACCGGCAGCCGAGGTGAGGAGTGCAGATGTCGCCTGCTCCAGACTGCGATAAGCAATCGGCTTGAGGGCGTAGCGGGAAGACAACACTTCCCCCTGCTCGGTGATCTTCACACCGCCGTCCAAGGTTTCGGGAGGTTGAGCCATGATGCTTTGGTTTAAGGGACCGCCCCCCCGGCCCAGTGCACCGCCCCGGCCATGGAAGAAACGAACAGCCATGCCGTAACGGGTGGACAAGCGAGAAAGTTCTTTTTGTGCGCGGAACAGCTCCCAGTTGGCGGTCAGGACGCCTCCGTCTTTGTTGCTGTCGGAATAACCCAGCATAATTTCCTGTACATCAAACCCGTTTTTGCGATCCGGCACAAAGCAGGGATGTTGATAATACGCCTCCATAATCTCCGCCGCCCGGTGCAAATCGTCGATGGTTTCCAACAGGGGGACCACATGGAGGGAAGAGACCGGTCCTTCCGGCGTTTGTTGCCACAGCCCCACTTCTTTTGCAAACAGAACCACTTCCAACAGGTCACTGGTACCCTGGGTCATGGAAATGAGATAGTTTCGGATCGACTCGGGGCCGAACTCCCGCTTGGCACGGGAAATCACATGGAACAGCTCCAAACATTCCCGTGTGTCGTCAGAGAAGGACATAAAGGAGGAAGTCAACGGGCGCGGATCCGCCAACAGATCTGTCAGCAGCTTTATTTTCTCCTCTTCCGACAATCCCTTGTAGTCGGATACAATCCCCAAAGAAGACAGGATCTCAGTCAAGGCCGCTTCATGTTCGCCACTGTCCTGCCGGACATCCAGGGTAAGCAAGTGGAAACCGAACAACTCCACCTGGCGGATCAAAATCGCCAGTTCTCCATCGGCGATGGCATGAGCCTGATGGGTGCGCAAACTTCGGTCGATCAGCTTCAGATCCTCCAAAAACGGCTCTACGCTGTCGTAAGCGCCCCGATCTTGCTGATTGAGGCAGGTGTGCCGCAAGCGGGCAAGGATATAGGTGCATTTGCGGCGATAAGGTTCGTGCTCGTTGCGCCACTTGCCTTGGCCGATATCCTCCAACACCACTTCTTGTTCGTCCTTCTTCAAGGAATCGATCAACTGACTCGGGATATTCACCTGGCGGGTGGAATGACTCAGTTTCCCGATCATGCGGCGAATCGAACGCTCATATTTTTCGATCACCAATGCGCGCTGCATCTTTAGGGTTTGCCATGTTACCTCAGGGGTCACCCAGGGGTTTCCGTCCCGGTCCCCACCGATCCAGGAACCAAAGCGGAGGAAACAGGGAACATGCCAATTTCGTTCCGGATAATGCCGTTCCAAGGCGTGTTCCAGCTCCCGGTGTACTTCAGGCAGAACATCGAACAACGTCTCATCCATGTAATACAGCCCGTTTCGCACCTCGTCCAACACCGTCGGTTTGCGATGGCGCAACTCGTCGCTTTGCCATAAGGTGATCACTTCAGCCAGCAACTCATCGCGAATCTGTTTTTTCACCGATTCGGTCAACAAGGGATCTCCCAACCGGGCCACGTGATCGGCAATCCGGTGATGGATATCCAGGATGGTGCGACGCATCGCTTCTGTAGGATGTGCCGTCATAATCAATTCCAGAGAGAGTTGGTCCAACATGGATGCGACTTGATCCGCGGTCAGTTCCATCTCCTTCAATGTACGAACCGCACTTTCAATGGAAAAGGGCTGAGCCGATGACTCTTCTCCCCGGCGATATTCGCGATGGCGTCGGATTCGATGGTTTTGCTCGGCGATATTAACCAATTGAAAATAAATCGCAAAAGCGCGAATAACGTCCCGACGCATGGAAGGCGGCAACTCCCGAATCACCTGTTTGCACCGCTTCAACAGCTCAGGATCGCCGGATGCCCGAAGTTCCTTCGTCAGTTCGCGGATTTCTTCGACTTGTTGCAGGAGGTTCGGCCCTCCCTGCATCACCAGCACGTCTCCCAGGATGTGTCCCAAGAAGCGTACATCTTTTCGCAACGGATGCTCTTTTTCGGATTCCAGCGAAGGGTTTGGGTTGCTCATGAGACACCATCACTCCTTTGTGAATGATATTGGGAAAGCAATCTGCGAAGAATTCAATTATTTTGGGCGAATTGCTGTCCCACCGAAAAAACCCTTTGACGGCTGTCCCTCCTATTTTATCAAAAAGTGTGATCAGAAACAGGGATAA comes from the Desmospora profundinema genome and includes:
- the cls gene encoding cardiolipin synthase, whose translation is MDLITILLGTVLVLNILLATAIIFLERRDVSSTWAWLMVLYFIPVFGFLLYLLLGRKLSKQKIFTWDKQIHVLLLEAVHTQKMELGNGALRKKDPLWQEYKELILMHLNNDQAVLAQKNQVEIFTDGREKFDALLKDLESAQHHIHLIYYIIRHDDLGKRLAEVLTRKAREGVQVRMIYDDLGSRRLSKKFIQQIREAGGEIEAFFPAVLPLINLRLNYRNHRKLVVIDGKTGYIGGFNIGNEYLGLNPRFGYWRDTHLRIQGDAVHQIQSRFILDWNQASHHDISYQDNYYPNPASAGEIGVQIVSSGPDSEWEQIKNGYIKMILSAKRYVYIQTPYFIPDHSLLDALRIACLSGIDVRIMIPNKPDHPFVYWATYSHVGDLLQAGGKIYIYENGFLHAKTIVVDGKIASVGSANIDMRSFRLNFEVNAFLYHAGIAQQLADIFQADMLQSTPLTWEDYLQRPYKIRFKESISRLLSPIL
- the glmS gene encoding glutamine--fructose-6-phosphate transaminase (isomerizing); the encoded protein is MCGIVGYIGPKQAQNILLEGLRKLEYRGYDSAGLAVYQNGKLDVQKTKGPLKALEQRLSHHPLSGELGIGHTRWATHGKPSDENSHPHVDQSQEFSVVHNGIIENYIELKEKLQAKGYPFTSETDTEVIAHLLADLWDGDLVSTVRKAVKQMEGAYALAIASVKEPDKLVAVRLASPLIVGVGEGENFIASDIPAILEHTRNVYVLEDGEMAVITRDGVSLFTTDGAPVNREQMRVTWDAVTAEKAGYDHFMLKEIFEQPKAIRDTLAGRIKDGVVDLAQDISFTEEDLKGIDKIHFVACGTAYHAGLMGKSVVEKLVRIPVEVDVASEYRYRDPIITPSTLVVVVSQSGETADTLAALREAKKAGAKVLGITNVVGSSVSREADQVLMTWAGPEIAVASTKAYTSQLIAIYLFSLHLARVRGSLDAAELKAYTTALLNLPEQAQTILEEADAIRPFAEGIAKHDNLFFIGRGLDYAVVMEGSLKLKEISYIHSEAYAAGELKHGTLALIEDDIPVIALATQKAVFEKMVSNIIEVKARGAHVLGIGLQGDTELGKSVDETLTIPETLPLLTPVLAVIPLQLLSYYASVARGLNVDKPRNLAKSVTVE
- the glmM gene encoding phosphoglucosamine mutase, with translation MGKHFGTDGVRGVANRELTPELAYRLGRAGALVLAGDIDGDSREKPRIVVGRDTRLSGEMLEAALIAGMMSMGVNVWLLGVVTTPGVAYLTRELGAQAGVMISASHNPFEDNGIKFFGSDGFKLSDEREERIEQLLASEDRMPRPTGAGIGRTTDKSKEVQRYLDHLRSTIQTDLCGMDIVVDCANGAASKWAPLLLRDLGADVTALHAEPDGVNINVGCGSTHPESLRKEVLQRGAHLGLAFDGDADRLIAVDETGELLDGDHILWICGEYLKEQGLLAHDTIVTTVMSNIGLYKATEAAGIHTEKTRVGDRYVMEAMRLGGYRLGGEQSGHIIFLDHIPTGDGILTALQLLQVVKEKATTLNQLASTMKKYPQILVNVRVDSKDGWDQNAAIANKIREVEQFLGDNGRVLVRPSGTEPLIRVMAEGPDEDELKKQVESIADVIRAELTPAAKNA
- a CDS encoding CdaR family protein, translated to MDKWLQNNTVVKLVAVVLAIMLWTSVNDASLRLPRDSNVANTISNVTLEARYDETRFELVEMPSSVNLTLRGSPFSLNLVSPDRYRAYVDLREMTEGKHTDVPVRLEGIPRNVEAQVRPARVDVVLEEKLQKEMPVEVEVIGKPEADYQLGEPVSTPNRVLVRGTEAQLNRVKAVKAVVNVAGAKDTIKETVSIQVYGEKGWMDGVEVTPEVVDVNVPIASPNAVVPLKMDIAEYPPKGYAINEIKTNIDKVTVYGSKRYVSALEVYTGPELDLSEAKSDRTFELPIPVTGGAAKVDPERVKIEVDIVKESKKRFSDVPIAIKGLKQGLEASFQEDETVDLTLLGASDRLDQVDQEDLEAFIDVSNLSAGEHEVPLQLNRPAYLRWDEEGQMITVRITR
- the cdaA gene encoding diadenylate cyclase CdaA — encoded protein: MHILDGITQYVSDIVDILIVSYIIYKLLMLLRGTRAVQLLKGISVVIAVWMVSSFFQLSTLQWLMENLFSLGIIVIIIIFQPELRRALEQLGRGRLFGRSSQMDEQVVTSIVGDIVKAVSHLSKRRIGALIVVERQTGLSDYIETGIQLNAKLGSELMTNIFLPNTPLHDGAVIVRNTQIMAAGCYLPLSENPFISKELGTRHRAGMGMSEVSDAISIIVSEETGQISLAIQGKLERRLTEEELISRLYKELKPPEKNGSTFWNRKGEGEKDG
- a CDS encoding sigma-70 family RNA polymerase sigma factor — encoded protein: MIEKRSEASLIRLAQAGNQAAFIELIQPYHRSIYSLAYRKLRHPQEAEDITQETILRVYSHLNRFRNGHRFSSWIYRIARNLCIDRLRKKQADIHLDSSWGIGSERDWYQRLPVGGPSPEECLLAEEEKNELRRALKRLPANYRSVMHLRYMKQLPLADIGKILRLPVNTVKTRVHRGREALRNQLASSMQA
- the ppc gene encoding phosphoenolpyruvate carboxylase produces the protein MSNPNPSLESEKEHPLRKDVRFLGHILGDVLVMQGGPNLLQQVEEIRELTKELRASGDPELLKRCKQVIRELPPSMRRDVIRAFAIYFQLVNIAEQNHRIRRHREYRRGEESSAQPFSIESAVRTLKEMELTADQVASMLDQLSLELIMTAHPTEAMRRTILDIHHRIADHVARLGDPLLTESVKKQIRDELLAEVITLWQSDELRHRKPTVLDEVRNGLYYMDETLFDVLPEVHRELEHALERHYPERNWHVPCFLRFGSWIGGDRDGNPWVTPEVTWQTLKMQRALVIEKYERSIRRMIGKLSHSTRQVNIPSQLIDSLKKDEQEVVLEDIGQGKWRNEHEPYRRKCTYILARLRHTCLNQQDRGAYDSVEPFLEDLKLIDRSLRTHQAHAIADGELAILIRQVELFGFHLLTLDVRQDSGEHEAALTEILSSLGIVSDYKGLSEEEKIKLLTDLLADPRPLTSSFMSFSDDTRECLELFHVISRAKREFGPESIRNYLISMTQGTSDLLEVVLFAKEVGLWQQTPEGPVSSLHVVPLLETIDDLHRAAEIMEAYYQHPCFVPDRKNGFDVQEIMLGYSDSNKDGGVLTANWELFRAQKELSRLSTRYGMAVRFFHGRGGALGRGGGPLNQSIMAQPPETLDGGVKITEQGEVLSSRYALKPIAYRSLEQATSALLTSAAGAFFGEAAEPEPRWLEWMESISTTARERYQQLVFQDERFIPFFHQATPLPEIGELNIGSRPSRRKNSQAFESLRAIPWVFSWTQSRYLFPAWFAAGTGLSRLLREKGGLEALQEMYQSWSFFRTLVDNLQMALAKADLVIAREYSTLAGEEGEALFRLIEEEYRQTRETVLAITKQSEILDYIPVIQESVRLRNPYVDPLSFIQVYLLGERRKDEDPQSRQDELEQVLLTINGIAAGLRNTG